In a single window of the Candidatus Thermoplasmatota archaeon genome:
- a CDS encoding amidohydrolase family protein: MHVLAGRIHDGTRFVEGWLGIDGSSVQLGRGRPPRPPLAEGVVVPCPLNAHTHAGDAAFAGRAIPRDLATVVAPPDGLKHRWLRQTPTDELAAGMRDHLRAAAGAGMGGIVDFREGGVEGARLLRAAAPPGFPAIVLGRPDTANPSDAELAELVRACDGIGLSAIRDVPWQHARRLARAARNAGKLFALHASEGVREPIERILDLAPDFVVHMCAATDDDLRALASAGIPLVVTPRANEHWGLSAPFARARKAGCVVGLGTDNAMLADGDVFAEARRLRERGAAPDDALLESLTLGGWKALNREASVNPLAPGGVPAFAVFDDLGDPFESVLGARARLSRVVRAAAPEVKPDAR, from the coding sequence ATGCACGTCCTTGCCGGCCGCATCCACGACGGAACGCGGTTCGTGGAAGGCTGGCTTGGCATCGACGGCTCCTCGGTGCAGTTGGGCCGCGGCAGGCCGCCCCGGCCGCCGCTGGCCGAGGGCGTCGTCGTCCCCTGCCCGCTCAACGCCCACACGCACGCCGGCGACGCCGCGTTTGCCGGGCGCGCGATCCCCCGCGACCTCGCAACCGTTGTCGCGCCGCCGGACGGCCTCAAGCACCGTTGGCTGCGCCAGACGCCCACGGACGAGCTCGCCGCGGGCATGCGCGATCACCTGCGCGCGGCCGCCGGCGCCGGCATGGGCGGCATCGTCGATTTTCGAGAGGGTGGCGTCGAAGGCGCCCGTCTCCTGCGGGCAGCTGCGCCGCCCGGCTTTCCGGCCATCGTGCTGGGTCGACCGGACACGGCCAACCCGAGCGACGCCGAGCTTGCCGAGCTCGTGCGCGCGTGCGACGGCATCGGCCTTTCGGCGATCCGGGACGTTCCGTGGCAGCACGCCCGTCGGCTCGCCCGCGCCGCGCGCAACGCCGGGAAGCTCTTCGCGCTCCACGCAAGCGAAGGGGTCCGCGAGCCCATCGAGCGCATCCTCGATCTTGCGCCCGACTTCGTCGTGCACATGTGCGCGGCGACCGACGACGACCTGCGCGCGCTCGCTTCGGCGGGCATCCCGCTTGTCGTCACGCCGCGCGCCAACGAGCACTGGGGCCTCTCCGCTCCGTTCGCCCGAGCGCGCAAGGCCGGCTGCGTGGTGGGCCTCGGAACGGACAACGCCATGCTCGCGGACGGCGACGTCTTCGCGGAAGCGCGGCGGCTTCGCGAGCGCGGCGCCGCGCCCGACGACGCGTTGTTGGAGAGTCTGACGCTTGGCGGCTGGAAAGCTTTAAACCGCGAAGCCAGCGTTAACCCCCTCGCCCCCGGGGGCGTCCCGGCGTTTGCCGTCTTCGACGACCTCGGCGATCCGTTTGAGAGCGTCCTTGGGGCACGTGCGCGGCTGTCGCGGGTCGTCCGCGCGGCGGCGCCAGAGGTGAAACCGGATGCGCGTTGA
- a CDS encoding preprotein translocase subunit Sec61beta, whose protein sequence is MAKKDKGPGFQQAAGLIRYFDAEEDTNLKINPYIVLALTFGTGIFLLALGYFYKV, encoded by the coding sequence ATGGCGAAGAAGGACAAGGGTCCGGGCTTCCAGCAGGCGGCCGGCCTCATCCGCTACTTCGACGCGGAAGAGGACACGAACCTCAAGATCAACCCGTACATCGTGCTCGCCCTCACGTTTGGAACGGGCATCTTCCTCCTCGCCCTCGGCTACTTCTACAAGGTTTAG